The genomic DNA CCTCCAGCGCGACGTCGACACCAATCGCCAGCTTTACAACGCGGTCCTCAAGCGGCTGAAGGACGTGGGGGTCGAGGCCGAGGCGCAGACCTCCAACGTGTCGATCGTGGACAAAGCGACCGCGCCGCGGATTCCGACCTCACCCAAGAAGCTGCGCGACCTGATGGTCGCGTCGCTGCTCGGCCTGTGCGGCGCGCTCGGCCTTGCCTTCCTGCTCGACTACCTCGATAACACGCTGAAGGATCCCGAGGAGGCCGAACGCTACCTGCGCCTGCCCAATATCGGGATTATTCCCGAGTTCAGCCGGCTGAATTCGTCGACATACGGGCCCAAGGGTTACGCGCCGCTGGCCAGCGCGTTAAGCGCCGCGCTCGACGGCGGCCGCGCCGCCAAGGCCTTGGTCAACGGCAACGGCAATGGCAACGGGCGCCGCGCCGCTCCCGTGCGCGAGCTCGTTACCGACCACGGCGCCTACTCGGCAATGGGCGAAGCCTACCGCAATCTGCGCACTGCGCTGCTGCTGTCGCGCGCCGGCGCGCCGCCCAAGGTCACGCTGGTGACCAGCGCGCTCGCCGGTGAAGGCAAGACGGTGACCGCGGTAAACACTGCCGCGATGCTCGCACAGCTCAATGCCCGCGTGCTGCTGATCGACGCCGACCTGCGCCGTCCGCGATGCCATCGCGTGCTCGGCGTGGAGAACCATCTCGGGCTGACCGAGGTGCTGACCGGCGTGCGCGACCTGCACGATCTGATCCGCCCCAGCGGGATCGAAAGCCTCTTCCTGCTCAGTTCCGGTTCGGTTCCACCCAATGCGACCGAGCTGCTGGGCTCCTCGAAGATGCACCAGGTGCTGACCGAGCTCCAGCAGATCTACGACTACATCGTGATCGACTCGCCGCCTGTGATCCCGGTCAGCGACGCTCTATTGCTTTCGACCATCGCCGACGGCGTGCTGCTGGTGACCAATGCCTCGCGCACCCCGAAGTATCAGGTGCGGGCGGCGCGCGCGCGCCTGGAGTACGCGCGTGCCAAGATTTTCGGTACGGTGCTAAACCGCATCAAAATGCACCATTCCGACTACCACTACTACCATCAGGGCTATTACACCCCCGAAGATGAGAACGCCCTGTAGGAGGGCCACGAGGCTAACTGATACAGGGTGGGCGTCGGACGCCCCACCGCATCGAGCCGCCCCGCCCGTGCGGGGCGCCTGAGCGCCCAGGCTGCAGGTACACGGCAAGCTTGCGCCGCATCGACCACATAGTGCTTGCGGGAATCGGCCTTCTGGTCGTGCTGACCCCGCTCTGCTTCGGCGCGGTTCATCCGTGGGCCTACGCGCTGATGGAGCAGCTCAGCTTCGCGCTGGTCGCGCTGTGGATGGTCAAGGCATGGATCGGCGGCGGGACGCTCCTGCGCGTCGGCGGACGCGCAGCGCTGGCTGCGGTGGCTGCGCCGATGGCCCTACTGCTCGGGTTGCTTGCGGTGGAAACGCTGCCGCTGCCGCCGGACCTGCTCGCCAGCCTCTCGCCCGCCGCCTACCATCTCTACGCGCAGGTGCTACCCGGCTGGCCGGCGCGCGACTCTTATCGCGACATTGACTTCAACGCGGCGCCGCGTCCTCCCGCCAGCCCCGTAATTCTGCCTACCGCGCAGCAGGTCAGCGCTGGCGCCTCGGTTCCCTTCGCGCCCGCAAAGGCTCGCTCCCTCGGCCGCGCGCTTTCCAATCAGGACGGGTCCGCGCGCAGCGAAGCAGTTGCGGGCGAAGCGAGCGTGCGAACGGATAACAGCCCCGGCAGCGCGACGCCCGCCGGCGCCTCGGCCGTCGCGGCGCCGAAGGTTCGGCAGGCGGCCGCCCAAAGCTCCGGCGACGGCGCGCAGCTTGGGGAGCTTCTGCGAGCCGCGCTGAAACCGTTGCGCTCGCTCCACACCGGCGGATGGCGCGCGCTCAGCTTCGAGCCCGCCGTGACGCGCGCCAGCCTGCTTAAGTCATTCGCGTACGCCGCGATGTTTCTGTTGGTCGCGCTCTACCCGTTCGGCGCTCCGGGCGAGCCGCGTAGCGATCTGCGCTTCAGCCGCGCGGTGATCGCAATGGTGCTCGCCACGGGCCTGGCGGTCGCCTTCATCGGGCTCGCCAACTGGGCCTCGTGGAACGGCAAGATCCTGTGGTTTTTCGTGCCGACTGACTGGGGCGCGCCCAGAACGGTGCTGCTGCGCGCCAGCGGGCCGTTCGTCAACCCGGACGATTTCGCCGACTATTTGGCGATGATCTTTCCCTTCGCACTGGCCGGCGCGCTGTTCAGCACTGACCTTGTGCCGCGCGAATGGCGAACCGTCCAGCGCCTGCTTTCCCTTCTTATCGCCTTCGTCATCGTCTGCGCGCTGTTGCTTAGCCTGTCGCGCGGCGGATGGGCGGCGGCGGCTTTCGGCGCGATGTTGCTGGTCGCGCTGTACTTCCTCCAACCGGCGGAGCGGCGCGCGGTCTTTGCGCGGCATATCAACGCGCGCACGCTGCGATGGGCGGGAGTGGCGGCGCTGGGGGCGCTGCTGCTCGCGCTGATCTTTGTCGGCGGGCAAGGACGCAGCCTCACCGCGGAGCGCATTAGCCAAACCGCTTCCGACGTCGTGACACTGGCCGAGCGGACGTCGCTGTGGCGCGCATCGCTTGCCATGAGCCGCGATTTCCCGCTGTTCGGCGTCGGACTGGGCGTGTGGGGAGAGATGTTCACGCGCTACGCGCTACCCCCGTGGTCGCAGTACCTCTTCTTCCGCGAGGCGCATAACGACTACCTCCAGTTTCTCGCCGAGGCCGGCCTGCTCGCGATGCTGCTGCTGATCTGGCTCGCTTGGCGCATCCTGCGGCGCCTTGCGGCCACGCTGCGCGCAGGCGATCCGCGCAAGTGGCCCCTGCTGGCCGCGGTCGTGGCCGCTGCCGGCGCGGTGGCGCTGCACGAGACGGTCGATTTCAGCCTTCAGATTCCGGCCAACGCGATGCTGCTGGCGGTGCTGTTGGGGCTCGGCTTGCGAGCGGCCACACCGCCCCTGGTCGGCCACGAGATGCGGCGCGGTAGGACGGCGCGCCCGATTGCGGCTCTGGCGGCCGGCCTCGCGCTGGCGATGATTTTCGCGGCGACCGGCCAGCGCGACGTTTACTATCCCGACTTCCTCGCGCAGGTCAAAAATCTCCGCGCGGCGGTTGCGCGCGTGCGCGCCCATCCCGCGGATTCCGAGAGCCATTTTCTCGCGGCACGGTTTGGCCGGGGGATCATGAATCCCGAGGACCGGCTGCGCGAACTGCGCAGCGCCGTGTGGCTTGATCCCACCAATCCATACAAGCGCGATGCCTACGCGAGTCTGCTCGCCCAACGCGGCCGGCTTACTCTCGCCGAGTCCGAGGTTACCCGCTCGGTTTTCAACTCGCCCTCGACCGATACCCACTTCTATCTCAGTCCCGAGCTGGTGCATTGGCTCGCGCCGCGCACGCGCGAGGCGGTCGAGCGCGGCTTCCGGGAGGCGATCGCGGCGCGGATGCCGGGCGCGCTCAGCGGCCTCGGCAACTTCTATGCCCTGAACAATCGTCCGCTCAAACAAGCGCGACTGGAAAGCGAGGCCGCTGGCCATGCCACCAATCCGGCGGACCGGCTGCACCTGCTGCTCGGTGCGGGCAGCGCCTACGCTGCCGCGGGTTATATGACCAGTGCCGAGGCTCTGTTCCGGATCGCGATGGAAGAGGCGCCGGGCGATCTCGCACCCTACGTCGCCCTGCTCCAGACCGTGTATGGTCCTGACCGCGACATGCGCTCGGCCAAGGCGCTGGTCGAGAACGCGATCGAAGCGGGCGGCGATCCATACGTGCTGAATTCCGAGCTGGCAAATGCCGCGGGGCAGGCCCAGGATACGGCGACCGAGGAGAAAGCGCTGAAGGACGCGCTCGCGGTGATCCCGGAGGATCTCAACACGCTTACCAGGCTAGGTGAGTTTTACATCAACCTTGACCGCCCCGACGATGCGCTGCTCGTCCTGCAGGAGGCCGTCGAGGCGCAGCCCGACTCGGCGCGGCTCAACTTCGACCTCGGCCGCGCTCAGGAAGCGTCCTATCACTACTATGCGGCCGAGAAAGCCTACGCGCGCGCGATCGAACTGGAGCCGCGCAATCGCGAATTCGCCAGCTATTACGCAGACTTCAAGCAGCGGATGACTAAAGGGGCGGCCGAGCTGAAAAAGGCGGTTGCGCGGCCTCCGGCCGCCCAGCCGACGCCGGCTGCCGAGGACTGAGCGCTCCCGCGTGAAGATCGTCTACCTCAATCCGACCGGAGAACTCGGTGGTGCCGAACGCAGCCTGCTCGACTTCATGACCAGCCTGCGCGCCGCCGACCCGCGCTGTTCGTTCAGGCTTATCGCCGCCGCCGACGGCGCGATGGTCGAGGAGGCGCGCGCGCTCGGCGCGGAGACCTGCGTTTTGCCGCTGCCGCCTACGCTCGCCCGCCTGGGCGACGCCGGCGCGGGCGGCCCGGCGGGCCGCGGCGCCCCGCGCGTGCTGAGCATGCTCGGGCGGATGTCGCTCGGCACGCCGTCGGCGGCGCTGTACACGGCGCGCCTGCGCCGGGCCCTGCGCGCTGCTGCACCCGACGTCGTCCATACCAACGGCTTCAAGATGCACGTGCTGGGTGCGTGGGCGGCGCCGCGCGGAGTGCCGGTGCTATGGCACGTCCACGACTACGTCAGCGCGCGGCCGGTGATGGCCCGGTTGATGCGGGCGCATGCCGACCGTTGTGCCGCCGCGATCGCCAATTCGCTCAGCGTTGCCGCCGACGTTCGCGCCGCATGCGGCCCCCGGCTCAAGGTCTTCCCGATCTACAACGCAGTTGACCTCACCCGCTTCGCGCCCGCCGGTCCAGTGCTCGACCTCGACCATCTGGCCGGACTCCCGCCGCCGGACGAAGCCGTTGTCAGGGTCGGGCTGGTCGCGACGATGGCGCGGTGGAAGGGACACGAGGTTTTCCTGCGCGCGCTCGCCCGCCTGGGCGGGCGGCCCACCGTGCGCGGCTACGTGATCGGCGGCGCGCTCTATCAGACCAACGGTAGCCAGTATCAGATCGACGAACTGCGCCGGCTCGCCCGCCGCCTCGGGCTCGAGGGCCGCGTCGGGTTCACCGGCTTCGTCAGGGACGCTGCGGCGGCGATGCGCGCGCTCGACGTGGTGGTGCACGCGAGCGTCCAGCCCGAGCCCTTCGGGCTGGTGATCGCGGAGGCGATGGCGTGTGGGCGTGCGGTGGTGGTAAGTCGTGCCGGCGGCGCCGCCGAGATCGTCAGTCCCGGCGAGGACGCGCTCGTCCACGAACCGGGGGCTACGGATTCGCTGGTCGCGCATCTGCGCGAACTGGTGCGCAACCCCGGGCTGCGCGCATTCCTCGGGCAGAACGCGGCGCTTTCCGCGCGCCGGCGCTTCGCCAGCGCGCGCCTGGGCGCCGAGCTGCTGCCGGTCTATCAGATGCTGACGGCCAAGGCGGCATGATGCGCGTACTTCACGTCAGCGCGGGCAATCTCTACGGCGGGGTCGAGACCGTCTTGCTCACGCTGGCGCGTTCGCGCGCCCTATGCCCGGAGGTGCAGCCGGAATTCGCGTTGTGCTTCGCCGGACACGTGGCCGACGAGCTGGCGGCCGCCGACGTCCAACTGCATGTGCTGGGCGCGGTGCGCGCGCGCAATCCGCTCAGCGTGCTGCGCGCGCGGCGCGCGCTTCGGGAGCTTATCGTACAGCGCCGCTTCGACGCGGTGATCTGTCATGGCGCGTGGGTGCAGGCGATTTTCGGCCCGCCCGCGCGCGCCGCCGGCGCCTCACAAGTCTTCTGGTTACACGACGCTGCCGCCGGACGGCATTGGGTCGAGCGATGGGCCGCACTGGCGCCGCCCGACCTCGCGATATGCAACAGCCGCTTTACCGCGGCCTCGCTCGGCCACATCTACCCGAGCGTACCCGTCGAGGTCGTGTACTATCCCGTTGCCGCTCCGCACGGCGACCTTCGAGCCGAGCGCGACGCCGTGCGCGGCGAGCTCGATGCCGCACCCGATGCGGTGGTCGTAATGCAGGCCAGCCGGATGGAGGCGTGGAAGGGCCATCGACTTCTTCTCAGGGCATTGGCGCGGCTCGCCGAGGTGCCGCAATGGACGTGCTGGATGGTGGGCGGTGCGCAACGGCCGCACGAAGCACGCTATCTTGATGAGCTGCGGGCGGAGGCCGCGGCCCTGGGGATCGCGGCGCGGGTCAACTTCGTTGGCCAGCGCGCCGACGTCTCACGCCTGCTCGCCGCGGCCGACATCTATTGCCAACCTAACCTGGGCGCTGAGCCCTTCGGCATCGCCTTCGTCGAAGCGCTTTACGCCGGGTTGCCGATTGTGACGACCGCGATGGGCGGCGCGCTCGAGGTCGTCGACGAGTCGTGTGGCACGCTGGCCGCGCCCGACGATCCAGCGGCGCTGGCCGCGGCCCTTGGCCGGTTGATCGCAGACCGCGGCCTGCGCGCCCGCCTGGGCGCCGCCGGCCCCGCCCGCGCAGCGGTACTATGCGAACCGGCGCGCCAGCTCGCGCAACTCGCAAGCGTGCTTGATTCGGCTAGGACGCCGTCCGTAACGCCAGGTGCTGGCGCCGCCGGGACTGTACAGGGGAAGCAGGTGAGTAGTCGCAGGGACCAATCACCATGCGCCTGATGCACGTGTATCTGGGCCATTCCTACGGCGGAATCGAACGCTTGCTCCTCACGACGCTACGCCTGCGTCACCTGTGGCCCACGATCGAAACTTCTTTCGTCCTGTATCCGCCAGGCGATTTCCGTGTGGAGTTGGAAATCGCCGGGGCGGCCGCTCAGGACTTGGGCGCAGGTCGGGTCCGGCTCCGCAACCCGCTTAGCCTCTGGCGGGCGCGGCGCAGGCTGCATGAGATCATCGTGGCGGAGCGAACCGACCTGGTAGCGGTGCACAATCTGTGGCTGTGGACGATCTTCGGCTCTGCGGTGCGCTCGGCCGGCCGACCCGCAGTGTTGTGGCTACACGACCCTCCGGACCGAGCGACTCACTGGGCAGCGCGATGGGCGCGTCTCACGGTGCCGGACCAGGTGCTATGCCACAGCCACTACACCGCCCGCCGTGCGCCCGCGATGTTTTCCGGGGTGCCGGTAGAAACCGTCCACTGCCCAGTCGAGCCCGTGCTGGCTGACAAAAATGCGTCGCGCGCGCTCCGCGCCGCGACCCGCGCCGAACTCGGTATCGCTGAGAATATGGTCATCATCCTGCAGGTATGCAGGCCTTCGGCGCACAAGGGCAACCTTCAGTTGGTCCAGGCGCTGGCGAAACTGCGTCATCTGCCAAACTGGATTTGCCTGCAGGTTGGCCGCCCGGTCCTCCCGGTCCAGACGAACTATTACGAAGGCGTCAAGCGAGCGGCAAGCGAGCTCGGGATCGCCGATCGGGTGCGCTTTCTCGGTTACCGCAACGATCTTGAAGGGCTCCTTGCCGCGGCTGACATCCATTGCCAGCCCAACCTCGAGCCCGAGCCGTTCGGCATCGCCTTTGTGGAAGCGCTGTACGCAGGACTGCCGGTAGTAACCACTGCGATGGGCGGTGCGCTTGAGATCATCGACGAATCATGCGGCATTCTGGTGCCGCCGGGCGACCTCGAGGCGCTGGCAGGGACGCTCGCCAAGCTTATCGGGAACCGCGAGCTGCGCGTCCGCCTGGGGATCAACGGCCCTACGCGCGCACGTCAACTGTGCGACCCGGCGACGCAAATGGCGAAACTCGAGGCGGTGTTGCTGAAGGCTGGTTTGCGCGCAACTAATGGCACGTCCGCACAGAGGGCGAAGGCGTGAGTCCTGCCGTTTCAGTGGTCATTCCGTCGTACAACGGCGCGCGCCGCCTGCCCTTGGTGCTGCGCGCGCTGGCGGCCCAGGATGTGCGCGACGGGTCGTTCGAGGTTATCGTCGTCGATAACAACTCAACGGATGACACTTGCCGGGTGGTGGTCGAAGAGCCGGCGGTCGCCGCGTTGCGTACGCGCGGCGTCGAGGTGCGATGCATCGGCGAGCAGCGCCAAGGCCCGGGTTTCGCCCGTATTGCCGGTGCACTTGTTGCGCGCGCCGCGCTTGTTTGCTTTCTCGACGACGACAACATTCCGGCGCCCGATTATTTGCGACGTGGTATGGCCGCGCTGAGCGATCCGAGCGTCGGAATATTGACCTCAAAGCTGACTGCCCAATGGGAGGCCGAGCCTCCCCCGAGTATAGCGCGTCGAAGAGGCCTTCTCGCGATCAATGATTTTTTTGGCGACGCGCCCAGCGATCTTGGCGCCGATTCGCTAATCGCGCCGACCGCTGGCGCCGGCTTGTGGATGCGGCGCCAAGCGTTCCTCGATGCTGTGTCGCTCGACCAGATCGACCATCTATTGCCCGGAAGGACGCCGAGCTCGATGTGTGCGGGAGAAGATATCGAGGTCGGGATGCTGATCGGCGCCGCGGGTTACCGGCGGCTGTTCAGACCGGAGCTGAGGATCACCCACCTGATCTCGAAGGAGCGGGTAGCCGCTCGGTACTTTTCCCGGCTGATCGTGGGGCATGTGAGAACCAATTTCACACTGGATTGCCGACATCGGCTCCGTCCATACACTTTAGCGCGACGGCTGCGGGGGGCGCTGCACCTTGCGGGCGCGCTTGCAGCGGCGCCGATCGTTGCGCTGGTGCGCACGGACGGTCTGCGCGAAGCGCTGTTCATCGCCGCACAGCGCTGGGCGGCGGTTCGCGGTCCGTATCGGGCCTTCGCGCGCCCCTTACCCCAATCTATCTTTGAACGGTGCGCGCAAAGCCGCGCGCGGTCCTCGCAAAAAGCGGGCGGCGAGGGGCCGGCAGCCGAGCTTCGTGTAATGGGCAGACAATGAACGCTCACCTGCAGCGTAATCCTGGCCACTTCGACGGCTGGGCGAGCCCGGAAGAGGTTCCGCCGTTGGCTCATCGTTTGTTGTGGAGAAGGCGCAATCCTTGGGGCATTTAGCCTCGGGAGCTTCCGCTGACTGATTTATGGCGATCGCCAAGGCAATCTCACTGCACCCAAGCCGCGCGGCCACGGTCACGGAACGTGCGCCCAAGCCGGGCCGGCTGCTGGAGCGCTTCGTTATCTTCGAGATCGTATGCCAATTGGCGCTGCTCTCGGGGGCTCTCGCACAGTTCCGCATTTTCTTCCGCACCGGTGTCTTCGCGCTCAGCATCGGTCTGCTGCTTTTGCTGCCGGGGCGCGGCAGGCTTCATCCTGCCGCCAAGGTGGCGGTCTTCGTCCTTGTCTTACTGGTCCTCGGGATGGTCAATCCCGGGGTCAACAGCGCGCTTTCGGCCGCCGCGCAGTTCGCAATCTATCTGGCCATTCTGGCGCCGCTGTTCTGGGTGTCGCGGGTCAGAATCGACCTGCCTGAGATGCGCCGTGTGCTATCTCTGCAGTGGGGGTTCCAGGCGCTCAGCGCGACGGTCGGCGTGCTCCAGGTCTATTTCCCCGGGCGTTTCCAATTTCACATCTCCCAAGTCGTTGAGGGCAACGGCGCCGGCTACATGTCGATGCTGCGCTTCAACAACGCCTTTGGCGAAATGGTTTATCGCCCGATGGGCCTGACCGACACCCCGGGGGCAGCGGCGGGCGCCGGCTTTATAGCGGTCCTGTTCGCTACCGCTTTCTTGCTGCACGAGCGTCGGCGTTGGATGCAAGCCCTGTATGCGGCGACGATGCTGATCGGGATGGCGGCCATCTATCTCTCGCAGGTGCGGGTGATGCTGTTGATGGAACTGATTTGTATGGCCGCGATGGTGGGGCTGTTGACTTTGCGCATCGGTCGCGGCGGGCTGCGACGTCCCGGCCGGATGCTGAACGGCCGCCGTCTGATGGCGCTGACCGGGCTGATGAGTCTGGTGGTGGTGCTCGGCTTTACCTGGGCGGTAGCAGTCGGCGGCACCGCGGTCTCGGAACGGATCAACTCGTTGACCGCCTCGAACCCGGGCGAAGTATACCAGCAGAACCGCGGCCAGTTCCTGTTCGACACGTTCGAGAATGTGCTGCCGCAATATCCACTGGGCGCGGGCCCCGGGCGCTGGGGGATGATGGCCTATTACTTCGGCAACCCCGACAATAACCGCAATCCGTTCCTGTATTCGGAGATCCAGTGGACGGGATGGATTTACGACGGCGGCATCCCATTGGTCTTCCTCTACGCGCTCGCGCTCGCGCTGGCGATGCGGGTTGCGTACAAAATTGCGCTCAACCAGCGCTTCGCCGAACTTGGAGCGTTGGGCGCTCTGGTTTTCGCCTACGATCTCTCCGCTTTGGCGGCGACCTTTGACGGCAATTACTTCATCGGCGGCGCCGGGCTGGATTTTTGGCTGCTGAACGCGATGCTGTTCAATGCGGCGTATCACACGTTCCGCACTTCGCCGGGTGCGGTGGCCGAGGCGCGCCGATGAAGCCGCCGTGGCTGATCGTCAGCGGCGATTTCGTCAAGGCCGGCGGGATGAACCAGCCCAACTACGAGTTCGCCCGCTATCTTGCCGACGAGGGCATCGAGACCCATCTCGTCGCTTATCGCGTCGCCGATGAGCTAGCGGCCCATCCACGAATCGTCTTCCATCGCGTGCCCAAGCCGGGCGGTTCGTATTTTCTTTCGCAGCCCCTGATCGCCGCGGTGGGGCGGCGCTGGGCGCGCGTGATCGCCGCGCGCGGCGGGCGCGTGATCGTTAACGGCGCGGTCTGCGACTGGAACGATGTCAATTGGGTCCATCACGTGCAGGCGGTCTTCGCGCCACAGGCCGTGGGCAGCGTGTTGCGCCGGCTGAAGGGCCGCCTCCAGCACCGTCTCGACCTGGCCGCCGAGCGGCGCGTGTTGCCGCGCGCCACGGTGGCGATCACCAACTCCGACCTTACCGGTCGCGAGATTGTCAAACGGCTGGGGTTGCCGGCCGATCGGATCCACACGGTCTATCTGGGCATCGACCCGCTGGTGTTTCGTCCGCCGAGCGCCGAGGAACGTGTGGCAGCCCGCGCAAGACTCGTCGCTACGCCCGAGCGTCCGCAGGTCGCCTTCGTGGGCGCGTTGGGTGACAGCCGCAAGGGCTTTGACTCCCTCTTCCGCGCTTGGCTTGCGCTCTGCGCTCACACCGATTGGGACGCCGATCTCATCGTGGTCGGGGCGGGCAGCGAACTGGCCCTATGGCGGGCGCGCACCGTCGCGGCAGGGGTTGCCGACCGCATACGCTTTCTCGACTTCGATCGCTCCGAAGCTTTCATCGCGCGCCTGCTGTGGGGATGCGACGCGCTGGTGCTGCCCTCGCGCTACGAGGGCTACGGCCGCCCGGTGCAGGAGGCGCTGTGCTGCGGCGTGCCCGCGCTCGTCAGCACCGCGGCCGGCATCGCCGAGCAGTACCCGCCTGAACTTGTCGACCTGCTGATCGCGGATCCTGAGGATGCCGACGACCTGGCTGCGCGGCTGCGCCGCTGGCGGTCGGCGATCGACGGCTGGCGCGAGCGCGTCCGGCCCTTCGGCGCCACGCTGCGCGCGCACACCTGGCGCCGGATGGCTGAACAGATGGTCGCGATAATCGAACGCGGCGGCGTAGCGCGTCACTCGCTGAGCGCCGCGCGGCGGGAAGTCGCCGCATGACCGGTGGCACGAGCAGCGCGCATAAACCGCACCCTATGGCAGCGCCTGTCCTGAAACCACAGCCGCACTCCGAGCTTCCCCCTGTTGCGCCGATTGTCGCGTCCGCGGCCGCGCCGGTCCATGTAATCGAGGCCGGGCGCGCCTCGCTGCTCTCCGACCTGCGCGAGCTGTGGGCGCATCGCGATCTGCTCTACTTTCTGACCCTGCGCGACGTCAAGCTGCGCTACAAGCAGACCGTGCTCGGCGCGCTGTGGGCGATCCTGCAGCCGTTCCTGACGATGGTGGTGTTCACGGTGCTGTTCGGCCGCCTGGCCAAGGTGCCCTCCGACGGCTTGCCCTACCCGATTTTCGCCTATGCGGGATTGGTCCCGTGGCAGTTTTTTCAGAATGCGGTCAACCAGGGCGGCAACAGCCTGGTCGGCAACGCCCAGTTGATCACCAAGGTGTATTTTCCGCGGATGGTGATTCCGGGAGCCGCAGTGCTCGCCGCGCTGGTCGATTTCGCGGTCGCCTCGCTGATCCTGTTCGCGATGATGGCCTTTTACGGAATCGCACCCGGCGCGGGGGTGGCGCTCTATCCGCTCCTGATCGCGCTGCTGGCGGCGGTGGCGAGCGCGGCCGGGATGTGGATGGCGGCGCTCAACGTTCGCTACCGCGACGTCAAGTACGTGCTGCCCTTCACGCTCCAGCTCGGGATGTTTCTTACGCCGGTCATCTATCCGGTCACCTTCGTGCCGGCAAATTGGCGGTGGCTGCTGATGCTCAATCCGTTGACCGGGATAATAGGCGGCTTCCGCTCGGCGTTGCTGGGCAGGCCGCTTGACTGGGTCGCGCTCGGCGTGGGGGCGGCGCTTACCCTTGCCGCGCTGGCGCTTGCGGCGTGGGTGTTCCGGCGCATGGAGCGGAGCTTCGCCGACGTTATCTAGCATGGCGCCTTTGACCACAGCGCATATCCCCCGGTATCAGTTGTTCCGAGCCGCTTGTGAGTCGGGCCTTTGCGTGGTGCGCTCGCTTACCCCCGCAGCCCAACAGCGCGACGAGCACGGATGGAACTTCGGTAGCGCCTGGCCCCCGTCGTACGAGGCCTTCGGGCGGATGCGGGCGCTGGCCACGCTACAGAAGGCGCGCGCGCTTCGCCCGCGGAGCGTGCTCGAAGTTGCTGCGGGTGATGGCTCGCTGAGTGCGTGCCTTGCGACGAACGGCGCGGTCGTGGTCGCCAACGACCTGCGCGGCGAGGGGCTGACGGAGGCGTTACAGACCTTCGAAAACGGCGGGGAGATCACGGCGTTACCCGGCAACTGCTTCGACCTCGACCCGGCGCAGACGGGCCGCTTCGAGCTTGTCATCGCGTGCGAAATCATCGAGCACGTTGCCTATCCGGTCGATCTGCTGCGTCATCTCAGGCGGTTTCTTAATCCGGAAGGGAGAATTTTGCTCAGCACTCCGAACGGCTTGTATTTCCGCAATGCACTGCCAACCTACGCCGCGATAGAAAATCCGGGCAGCCTCGAAATGCGGCAGTTCCAGCCTGACGCGGACGGGCATCTGTTTCTGCTAACGGTCAACGAACTGAGCGATATTGCGGCACAGGCTGACCTGCGCGTCGAAGAAGTCGAGCTGTACGCGACGCCATTTATCACCGGACATTGCGGGATGTCTAGATTGAGCGGTCGGGCGGCGGCGCGCCTATGGTACTCGCTCGAGAAATTGTGTCAG from Candidatus Binataceae bacterium includes the following:
- a CDS encoding glycosyltransferase family 4 protein, with the protein product MRLMHVYLGHSYGGIERLLLTTLRLRHLWPTIETSFVLYPPGDFRVELEIAGAAAQDLGAGRVRLRNPLSLWRARRRLHEIIVAERTDLVAVHNLWLWTIFGSAVRSAGRPAVLWLHDPPDRATHWAARWARLTVPDQVLCHSHYTARRAPAMFSGVPVETVHCPVEPVLADKNASRALRAATRAELGIAENMVIILQVCRPSAHKGNLQLVQALAKLRHLPNWICLQVGRPVLPVQTNYYEGVKRAASELGIADRVRFLGYRNDLEGLLAAADIHCQPNLEPEPFGIAFVEALYAGLPVVTTAMGGALEIIDESCGILVPPGDLEALAGTLAKLIGNRELRVRLGINGPTRARQLCDPATQMAKLEAVLLKAGLRATNGTSAQRAKA
- a CDS encoding glycosyltransferase; the protein is MRVLHVSAGNLYGGVETVLLTLARSRALCPEVQPEFALCFAGHVADELAAADVQLHVLGAVRARNPLSVLRARRALRELIVQRRFDAVICHGAWVQAIFGPPARAAGASQVFWLHDAAAGRHWVERWAALAPPDLAICNSRFTAASLGHIYPSVPVEVVYYPVAAPHGDLRAERDAVRGELDAAPDAVVVMQASRMEAWKGHRLLLRALARLAEVPQWTCWMVGGAQRPHEARYLDELRAEAAALGIAARVNFVGQRADVSRLLAAADIYCQPNLGAEPFGIAFVEALYAGLPIVTTAMGGALEVVDESCGTLAAPDDPAALAAALGRLIADRGLRARLGAAGPARAAVLCEPARQLAQLASVLDSARTPSVTPGAGAAGTVQGKQVSSRRDQSPCA
- a CDS encoding glycosyltransferase; this translates as MKIVYLNPTGELGGAERSLLDFMTSLRAADPRCSFRLIAAADGAMVEEARALGAETCVLPLPPTLARLGDAGAGGPAGRGAPRVLSMLGRMSLGTPSAALYTARLRRALRAAAPDVVHTNGFKMHVLGAWAAPRGVPVLWHVHDYVSARPVMARLMRAHADRCAAAIANSLSVAADVRAACGPRLKVFPIYNAVDLTRFAPAGPVLDLDHLAGLPPPDEAVVRVGLVATMARWKGHEVFLRALARLGGRPTVRGYVIGGALYQTNGSQYQIDELRRLARRLGLEGRVGFTGFVRDAAAAMRALDVVVHASVQPEPFGLVIAEAMACGRAVVVSRAGGAAEIVSPGEDALVHEPGATDSLVAHLRELVRNPGLRAFLGQNAALSARRRFASARLGAELLPVYQMLTAKAA
- a CDS encoding O-antigen ligase family protein, with product MRRIDHIVLAGIGLLVVLTPLCFGAVHPWAYALMEQLSFALVALWMVKAWIGGGTLLRVGGRAALAAVAAPMALLLGLLAVETLPLPPDLLASLSPAAYHLYAQVLPGWPARDSYRDIDFNAAPRPPASPVILPTAQQVSAGASVPFAPAKARSLGRALSNQDGSARSEAVAGEASVRTDNSPGSATPAGASAVAAPKVRQAAAQSSGDGAQLGELLRAALKPLRSLHTGGWRALSFEPAVTRASLLKSFAYAAMFLLVALYPFGAPGEPRSDLRFSRAVIAMVLATGLAVAFIGLANWASWNGKILWFFVPTDWGAPRTVLLRASGPFVNPDDFADYLAMIFPFALAGALFSTDLVPREWRTVQRLLSLLIAFVIVCALLLSLSRGGWAAAAFGAMLLVALYFLQPAERRAVFARHINARTLRWAGVAALGALLLALIFVGGQGRSLTAERISQTASDVVTLAERTSLWRASLAMSRDFPLFGVGLGVWGEMFTRYALPPWSQYLFFREAHNDYLQFLAEAGLLAMLLLIWLAWRILRRLAATLRAGDPRKWPLLAAVVAAAGAVALHETVDFSLQIPANAMLLAVLLGLGLRAATPPLVGHEMRRGRTARPIAALAAGLALAMIFAATGQRDVYYPDFLAQVKNLRAAVARVRAHPADSESHFLAARFGRGIMNPEDRLRELRSAVWLDPTNPYKRDAYASLLAQRGRLTLAESEVTRSVFNSPSTDTHFYLSPELVHWLAPRTREAVERGFREAIAARMPGALSGLGNFYALNNRPLKQARLESEAAGHATNPADRLHLLLGAGSAYAAAGYMTSAEALFRIAMEEAPGDLAPYVALLQTVYGPDRDMRSAKALVENAIEAGGDPYVLNSELANAAGQAQDTATEEKALKDALAVIPEDLNTLTRLGEFYINLDRPDDALLVLQEAVEAQPDSARLNFDLGRAQEASYHYYAAEKAYARAIELEPRNREFASYYADFKQRMTKGAAELKKAVARPPAAQPTPAAED